In one Thermodesulfobium acidiphilum genomic region, the following are encoded:
- a CDS encoding phosphodiester glycosidase family protein: MKKVVLYCIFQIVLACIVIPALVFYGPFSNIRNMWVESAMTTSSHQFLATLFLPEQKIKSIMDKTNSIIFGNSNPNLLNFVNHHDNTIELFEVKSKYFVGKVMLIKDPTRVKVGISRLLPNEGQTVSQIAQENNAVAAINAGGFLGLENGSWSATGGVPEGIIIHDGKIYYSDFVNDKIKRDIVGFDAEGRLIVGKFNLKEIKAMDIREAVSFGPPLIVNGQPMIKSGDGGWGIAPRTAIGQKPDGTVIFLTIDGRALESVGATLRDVQDIMLKYGAYNAANLDGGSSTTMYYKGRVINNPSNPLGERTVPTVFMVK, encoded by the coding sequence TTGAAAAAAGTTGTATTATACTGTATTTTTCAAATAGTGCTGGCATGTATAGTTATACCAGCGCTTGTTTTTTATGGTCCATTTTCGAATATTCGTAATATGTGGGTCGAATCAGCCATGACCACATCCAGTCATCAGTTCCTTGCAACACTCTTTCTCCCTGAGCAAAAAATAAAAAGCATTATGGATAAAACAAATTCTATTATTTTTGGAAATTCTAATCCAAATCTTCTTAATTTTGTGAATCATCACGATAATACTATTGAATTATTTGAAGTTAAGAGCAAATATTTTGTTGGCAAAGTTATGTTAATAAAGGATCCGACCAGAGTAAAAGTTGGTATTTCAAGACTTCTGCCAAATGAAGGACAAACTGTGAGTCAAATTGCGCAAGAAAACAACGCTGTTGCAGCTATTAATGCTGGAGGGTTTCTTGGTCTTGAAAATGGTTCCTGGAGCGCTACTGGAGGTGTTCCTGAAGGGATAATCATTCATGATGGAAAAATTTATTATAGTGATTTTGTTAACGATAAAATTAAAAGAGATATTGTTGGGTTCGATGCTGAAGGAAGACTTATAGTAGGAAAGTTTAATTTGAAAGAAATTAAAGCTATGGATATTAGAGAAGCTGTTAGCTTTGGACCTCCTCTTATTGTAAATGGCCAACCAATGATAAAGAGTGGTGATGGTGGTTGGGGAATAGCACCCAGAACTGCAATTGGTCAGAAACCAGATGGAACTGTTATCTTTTTGACTATTGATGGAAGAGCACTAGAAAGTGTTGGAGCAACTCTTAGAGATGTTCAAGATATTATGCTAAAATATGGCGCTTATAATGCTGCCAATCTCGATGGAGGCTCTTCTACCACAATGTATTATAAAGGACGAGTTATCAACAATCCTTCTAACCCTCTTGGTGAAAGAACCGTTCCAACAGTTTTTATGGTTAAATAA